Proteins encoded by one window of Chryseobacterium sp. POL2:
- a CDS encoding amidophosphoribosyltransferase, with amino-acid sequence MNSFTILPSKDFRTGKFFLDRSIDAFYHTDFGGFQLPNNPNYLYKFKNDPHHNWSDYRLQEAQQELMQVLLLDLPQININIKKTPLTVCVVPRSKADKNYNANQLLFKATIKNAVNRLGSNYIDGTDFIIRHTNTKTTHLRKPMEGFNNDGAEPYAGISLDTCNFSNQIAGKDILLIDDIYTKTVNIDEDMIQALINLGANSVTFYAIGNTIQQNINL; translated from the coding sequence ATGAACAGTTTTACAATTTTACCGAGTAAAGATTTTAGAACGGGTAAATTCTTTTTAGATAGAAGTATAGATGCCTTTTATCACACGGATTTTGGAGGTTTTCAACTTCCAAATAATCCAAATTATCTTTATAAATTCAAAAACGACCCACATCACAATTGGTCAGATTACAGACTGCAGGAAGCACAACAAGAATTGATGCAAGTGTTATTGTTAGATTTGCCTCAAATCAATATAAATATTAAGAAAACGCCCTTAACTGTTTGTGTTGTACCGAGGTCAAAAGCCGATAAGAATTATAATGCAAATCAATTATTATTCAAGGCAACAATAAAAAATGCTGTAAATAGATTAGGAAGCAACTATATTGATGGTACAGATTTTATTATAAGACATACGAATACTAAAACAACTCATTTACGAAAACCAATGGAAGGCTTTAATAATGACGGAGCCGAACCTTATGCAGGAATAAGTTTAGATACATGCAATTTTTCAAATCAAATTGCAGGAAAAGATATTTTATTAATTGACGACATTTACACAAAAACAGTGAATATAGATGAAGACATGATTCAAGCACTAATCAATCTTGGTGCTAATTCTGTTACATTTTATGCAATTGGAAATACAATTCAACAAAATATAAACTTATGA
- a CDS encoding DNA-processing protein DprA — translation MKYTDNALNILTAKSFKGIGRAWIVKNLKGNESVNEIISLLNNNSKQESLISFDDFEYSKNKIVNKLDLLEDCCDGLTAIGDNNFPKYRGNVKESEQPIYLFYKGNLELLKLDNPNISVIGLLNPDEAIEKRERKIVSEIVKKGVTIVSGLALGCDSIAHIEALNGGKTVAILPSALNNIMPAKNRGLAFEIVEEGGLLITEYFEEHKSSMELSSRYKERDRLQALFCDVIILAASYAQDTANRWNLHGQKLDSGARLAMEFAKEYEIPRAVMYDENTDLNNPMFDLNRQLINEKKNITILTQKNLDILINQTMKKIDNLYVQANLFD, via the coding sequence ATGAAATATACTGATAACGCATTAAATATACTTACTGCAAAAAGCTTTAAAGGAATTGGTAGAGCTTGGATTGTGAAAAATTTAAAAGGGAATGAATCTGTTAATGAAATAATTTCTTTATTAAACAATAACTCCAAACAAGAATCGCTAATATCTTTTGATGATTTTGAGTATAGCAAAAATAAGATTGTAAATAAACTAGATTTATTAGAAGATTGCTGTGATGGATTAACTGCGATTGGAGATAATAATTTCCCAAAATATCGTGGAAATGTTAAAGAAAGCGAACAACCAATATATTTATTTTACAAAGGAAATCTTGAGTTATTAAAATTAGATAATCCTAATATTTCTGTAATTGGACTTCTTAATCCTGATGAAGCGATTGAAAAAAGAGAAAGAAAAATAGTTTCTGAAATCGTAAAAAAAGGCGTTACGATTGTAAGTGGTTTAGCGTTAGGATGCGATAGTATAGCACATATAGAAGCATTAAATGGAGGAAAAACAGTTGCAATCTTACCAAGTGCTTTAAATAACATTATGCCTGCAAAAAATAGAGGTCTTGCTTTTGAAATAGTTGAAGAAGGAGGATTACTAATAACAGAATATTTTGAAGAACATAAATCTTCAATGGAATTAAGTAGTCGTTATAAGGAAAGAGATAGATTACAAGCATTATTTTGTGATGTAATTATTTTAGCAGCAAGTTACGCACAAGATACTGCAAATAGATGGAATTTACACGGACAAAAATTAGACAGCGGAGCAAGATTAGCAATGGAATTTGCAAAAGAATATGAAATTCCACGAGCGGTTATGTATGACGAAAATACGGACCTCAATAATCCGATGTTTGATTTGAATAGACAATTAATCAATGAAAAGAAAAATATTACAATTCTAACACAAAAGAATTTAGACATATTAATTAATCAAACAATGAAAAAAATTGACAACTTATATGTTCAAGCAAATCTTTTTGACTGA
- a CDS encoding IS1182 family transposase — MQGKKSFTPQLFVSVNLLDLVPEDNFYRKMLSELNLDFIYKATQKYYGKEGQESIDPVVFFKILLVGYLNNINSDRQLIAFCSDSLSIRLFLGYDVHEQLPWHSTISRTRGLYGEEVFLNLFKEVLRMCVSKNMVRGKRQAVDSVFIKANASMDSLVEKEVLEDASAFVNELEENSEYKVTTTRKKLVERHHDWKAEAYKGMPANSNSRQIDENGNLIRPKYLSNHTHYSPTDSDARVSVKPGKARQLNYFGQIAVDDAHHVITGACSDFADKRDSQCLEQIVELTEENLKENGIELQELLADGGYSSGEALAYLHEKNINAYIPNFGQYKSEREGFTYHKEENYYQCTKPEGKQAKLLFKGEKMDSKGYTKRTYRSSETDCKNCPLREQCCGKSTKFKKLDDSIHKEHYDRMHQKLTQNEKYAKKMVRVRSKTVEPVIGTLINFTNMKRVNTRGIKNANKHVLMASLTYNLKKYMRFTIKKPSILAQVLSLKQGKNFAFSKRAFSVYKNSILSYSNSRILNYN; from the coding sequence ATGCAAGGAAAGAAGAGTTTTACACCACAATTATTTGTTTCGGTCAATTTATTAGACCTAGTTCCAGAGGATAATTTTTATAGAAAAATGTTATCCGAACTCAATTTAGATTTCATTTATAAAGCAACTCAAAAGTATTATGGTAAGGAAGGACAGGAGAGTATAGATCCTGTTGTTTTCTTTAAGATATTATTGGTGGGATATTTAAACAATATCAATTCAGATAGACAGTTGATAGCTTTTTGTAGTGATAGCTTGTCGATAAGATTGTTTTTAGGTTATGATGTACATGAGCAGCTTCCTTGGCACAGTACCATTAGCCGAACTCGCGGTTTGTATGGCGAAGAAGTCTTTTTAAACTTGTTTAAAGAAGTCTTGAGAATGTGCGTTTCTAAAAATATGGTTCGTGGTAAACGACAAGCGGTGGACAGCGTTTTCATCAAAGCTAATGCTTCTATGGATAGCTTGGTAGAGAAAGAAGTTTTAGAAGACGCCAGTGCTTTTGTAAACGAACTAGAAGAAAACAGCGAATACAAAGTAACTACCACCCGCAAGAAACTCGTTGAACGCCACCATGATTGGAAAGCAGAAGCGTATAAAGGAATGCCAGCAAATAGCAATAGTAGACAGATAGATGAAAACGGCAATCTCATCCGTCCCAAATACCTATCTAATCACACCCATTATTCTCCCACAGATAGCGATGCTAGAGTGAGTGTAAAACCCGGCAAAGCGCGACAATTAAATTATTTTGGACAAATCGCAGTTGACGATGCGCACCATGTCATTACAGGAGCGTGTTCAGATTTTGCGGATAAACGCGACAGTCAGTGTTTAGAACAAATTGTAGAACTCACAGAAGAAAACCTAAAGGAAAACGGAATAGAATTACAAGAACTTTTAGCCGATGGTGGTTACAGCAGTGGCGAAGCATTGGCGTATTTGCACGAAAAAAACATCAACGCCTACATCCCTAACTTCGGACAATACAAATCAGAGCGAGAAGGTTTTACTTACCACAAAGAAGAAAACTATTATCAATGCACAAAACCCGAAGGTAAGCAAGCTAAACTGCTTTTCAAAGGCGAAAAAATGGATAGTAAAGGCTACACCAAACGAACGTACCGAAGCAGTGAAACAGATTGCAAAAACTGTCCACTAAGAGAACAATGCTGTGGCAAAAGCACCAAGTTTAAAAAGCTAGACGACAGCATCCACAAAGAACATTACGACCGTATGCATCAAAAACTCACCCAAAACGAGAAATATGCCAAGAAAATGGTTAGAGTGCGAAGCAAAACGGTAGAACCCGTCATTGGAACGTTGATCAACTTTACCAACATGAAACGAGTCAACACTCGAGGCATCAAAAACGCAAACAAACATGTACTGATGGCAAGTTTAACCTACAACTTGAAGAAATACATGCGTTTTACCATTAAAAAACCAAGTATTTTAGCCCAAGTTCTATCTCTAAAACAAGGGAAGAACTTTGCTTTTTCAAAACGCGCCTTTTCAGTCTATAAAAACTCGATTTTAAGCTATTCAAATTCTAGAATTTTGAACTACAACTAA
- a CDS encoding aminoglycoside 6-adenylyltransferase AadS, which produces MKVREEKLRTIIEWSEKNEDVRVLLLTSSLVNPLALVDEFSDLDIEFVFEDNTNYISDKSWTLKFGNPIAMIEEDESCFNHKHAMKMLLYEDGVKVDFKLYSKSKFIKETQEKELPEDWDIGYKILIDKDGITKQMLKPTYQISIIKKPSEKEFQNLINDFWWDTTYVAKCLVRDEIFYAKFMSETVIRTEYLIPLIEWHIASEHNWNITTNKYGRLFKKYLNQEMWAKTEQTFSGSDIKENWTALFSMTDLVSEIGTELSKKLEYKYPDKLENDIRKYLAGLKPKT; this is translated from the coding sequence ATGAAAGTCAGAGAAGAAAAGTTAAGAACAATTATAGAATGGTCGGAGAAAAACGAAGATGTAAGAGTTCTTCTTCTGACAAGTTCACTTGTAAATCCTTTAGCACTTGTTGACGAATTTAGTGATTTAGACATTGAATTTGTTTTTGAGGATAATACAAATTACATTTCAGACAAAAGCTGGACGCTTAAATTCGGAAATCCAATTGCTATGATTGAAGAAGACGAAAGTTGTTTTAACCATAAACACGCAATGAAAATGCTACTTTATGAAGACGGTGTGAAAGTAGATTTTAAACTTTACAGCAAATCAAAATTTATAAAGGAAACGCAAGAGAAAGAATTACCAGAAGATTGGGATATTGGTTATAAAATTTTAATTGATAAAGATGGTATTACAAAGCAAATGCTGAAACCAACTTATCAAATTTCCATTATCAAAAAACCGTCTGAAAAAGAGTTTCAAAATCTAATAAACGATTTTTGGTGGGACACAACTTACGTGGCAAAGTGTCTTGTGAGAGATGAAATATTCTATGCGAAATTTATGTCGGAAACCGTTATTCGCACAGAATATTTAATTCCTTTAATTGAATGGCACATTGCAAGTGAACACAATTGGAACATAACGACCAATAAATATGGACGACTTTTCAAAAAGTATCTTAACCAGGAAATGTGGGCTAAAACAGAACAAACATTTTCAGGGAGCGATATAAAGGAAAATTGGACTGCTCTATTTTCAATGACTGATTTAGTTTCAGAAATAGGAACTGAATTGTCAAAAAAATTAGAGTACAAATACCCGGATAAATTAGAAAATGACATACGAAAATATTTAGCTGGACTAAAACCCAAAACATAA
- the lnu(H) gene encoding lincosamide nucleotidyltransferase Lnu(H) → MTQLQMINKTKSIAQQDENISAVFMYGSFTKNEGDKYSDIEFYIFVKNKENFSAEKWVNQIHPVALYFINEYGTEVAIFENLVRGEFHFLKTEEIEIIKSWDGIVTFSDFDQMNLIDKDGHLTKTLNQIKTKSPERITNENILWLSQSLLNVVLTTSNLIKREEFAHAHHSLSNVQKYLLWLIRARTSKTQHWESPTKSLEKDIDTIWYSEYKKVTSDLNPKNIVLAFENSLNLSEKLFDELNIEPKLKEILHKIR, encoded by the coding sequence ATGACACAGTTACAAATGATTAACAAAACAAAATCTATAGCTCAACAAGACGAAAATATTTCCGCTGTTTTTATGTATGGTTCATTTACCAAAAACGAAGGAGACAAATATTCTGACATCGAATTTTACATCTTTGTAAAAAATAAAGAAAATTTCTCAGCAGAAAAATGGGTAAATCAAATTCATCCTGTGGCTTTATATTTTATAAATGAATATGGAACCGAAGTTGCTATTTTTGAGAATTTGGTCAGAGGAGAATTTCATTTTTTAAAAACAGAGGAAATTGAAATTATCAAATCTTGGGACGGAATAGTTACATTTAGCGATTTTGACCAAATGAACCTAATCGACAAAGACGGACATTTAACGAAAACGCTTAATCAAATCAAAACGAAATCGCCCGAAAGAATAACAAATGAAAATATTTTGTGGTTAAGCCAATCATTACTGAATGTTGTACTGACAACAAGCAACTTGATTAAACGAGAAGAATTTGCTCACGCTCATCACAGTTTATCAAATGTGCAGAAATACTTGCTTTGGCTTATAAGAGCAAGAACAAGCAAAACGCAACATTGGGAAAGTCCGACTAAAAGTCTCGAAAAGGACATTGACACGATTTGGTATTCAGAGTATAAAAAAGTAACATCAGATTTAAATCCCAAAAACATCGTTTTGGCTTTTGAGAACTCATTAAATTTATCGGAAAAACTATTTGATGAACTAAATATTGAACCCAAACTGAAAGAAATCCTACACAAAATAAGATAA
- a CDS encoding MliC family protein, which translates to MKKQILIITSLSVGLILSSCNQQTKQEEKEETKTETTASSPNEIANQSLTDKQGNKLDMVFDNAKDVVTISFNGESSELASQKPASGIWYKNDHYELSGKGNDIQLLKDDKVIFEHQDDKVEIVAKNDKGDVLNLTFNNTEGTVKAYLNGGEQIDLVEQKSASGIWYKNETYELSGKGDKYQLKKSGKTVFEN; encoded by the coding sequence ATGAAAAAGCAGATTTTAATCATTACATCATTATCAGTAGGATTAATACTAAGCTCTTGTAATCAACAAACAAAACAAGAGGAAAAAGAAGAAACTAAAACTGAAACAACAGCATCTTCGCCAAATGAAATCGCCAACCAATCACTAACCGACAAACAAGGGAACAAACTTGATATGGTTTTTGATAATGCAAAAGATGTTGTAACTATTTCATTTAATGGTGAATCATCAGAACTTGCAAGTCAAAAACCTGCATCAGGAATTTGGTACAAAAACGACCATTACGAATTAAGTGGAAAAGGGAACGACATCCAACTCTTGAAAGATGACAAAGTAATTTTTGAACATCAAGACGATAAAGTCGAAATAGTTGCGAAGAATGACAAAGGAGATGTATTGAATTTGACGTTCAATAACACGGAAGGAACTGTAAAAGCGTATCTTAACGGAGGGGAACAAATTGATCTTGTAGAACAAAAATCTGCTTCGGGTATTTGGTATAAAAATGAGACCTATGAACTTTCAGGGAAAGGCGACAAATACCAACTAAAAAAGAGCGGAAAAACAGTATTTGAAAATTAA
- a CDS encoding GNAT family N-acetyltransferase → MNLELQILQSDNIKEFKDLIVIFENVFEMKNFNLPSELHLQKLLNQETFYVVTARANNKVIGGLTVYVLDQYYSDKPLAYIYDLAVLTNYQRKGVGRKLIAFTNQYFKEKGFEEVFVQADEVDNYALDFYRLTNPTEEEKVRHFYYKLTLDSEK, encoded by the coding sequence ATGAACTTAGAATTGCAAATACTACAATCTGACAATATTAAAGAGTTCAAGGACTTAATAGTTATTTTTGAAAATGTATTTGAAATGAAAAATTTCAATTTGCCAAGTGAATTGCACTTACAGAAACTATTAAACCAAGAAACCTTTTATGTAGTTACGGCTAGGGCAAACAACAAAGTTATAGGTGGGCTGACAGTTTATGTGCTTGACCAGTACTATTCAGATAAACCATTAGCCTATATATATGACCTTGCAGTATTGACGAATTACCAAAGAAAAGGCGTGGGGCGAAAGTTAATAGCGTTTACAAATCAATATTTCAAAGAAAAGGGATTTGAAGAAGTTTTTGTGCAAGCAGATGAAGTTGACAATTATGCTCTTGATTTCTACCGTCTTACAAATCCGACAGAAGAAGAGAAAGTGCGACATTTCTATTACAAATTAACTCTTGACAGTGAAAAGTAA
- the aac(6') gene encoding aminoglycoside 6'-N-acetyltransferase, with protein sequence MNKETVEIVSKLANKLWSEADYNDLYEDFQEIIDKNDEICLLIYENGIPVGFIHASTRYDYVEGSQGSPVGYIEGIYVEDNHRRKGYSKRLVKEVEKWAKNKGYSELASDCELENEDSIAFHKGVEFAEANRIVCFIKEI encoded by the coding sequence ATGAATAAGGAAACTGTTGAAATAGTAAGCAAACTGGCAAATAAATTATGGTCAGAAGCTGACTATAATGATTTGTATGAGGATTTCCAAGAGATTATTGATAAAAATGATGAGATTTGCTTATTAATATATGAAAATGGAATTCCAGTTGGATTTATACATGCTTCAACGAGATATGATTATGTTGAGGGAAGCCAAGGTTCTCCTGTCGGATATATTGAAGGAATATATGTTGAAGACAACCATAGAAGAAAAGGGTATTCAAAAAGATTGGTAAAAGAAGTTGAAAAATGGGCAAAAAATAAAGGCTATTCCGAACTGGCATCAGATTGTGAACTGGAAAATGAGGACAGTATTGCATTCCATAAAGGTGTAGAATTTGCAGAAGCAAACCGGATAGTATGCTTTATTAAGGAAATATAG
- the blaOXA gene encoding OXA-1327 family class D beta-lactamase, with translation MKSKSLFSFIVTLFLIYGCSSNRQADGKSNILAKNDINIRGDFQNYFDSCGVEGTIAIYDIRNDKWIVSDTVGLEIETLPASTFKIINLLIALETNTIKDENEIIKWVGSTDTVKYGYRPEIYHDMPVKEAFELSAGWVFVELAKKIGKDTYRKHLAESKYGNNNLSQTEADFWNFGDFAISPKNQVEFVKSFYEEKLPFSKRNIDIVKNVMITEQNEEYTIRAKTGWTRENNINTGWWTGYIETKNGTYIFATRLLQDRKMKRSDFGSCRKEITKKVFKDLNII, from the coding sequence ATGAAATCAAAAAGTTTATTTTCTTTTATTGTAACACTTTTCCTTATTTATGGATGTTCGTCTAACAGACAAGCAGATGGAAAATCAAATATTTTGGCTAAGAACGACATAAATATACGGGGCGACTTCCAAAATTATTTTGACAGTTGCGGAGTTGAAGGCACAATTGCTATTTATGACATTAGAAATGATAAATGGATTGTATCGGACACAGTTGGATTAGAAATTGAAACGCTTCCAGCATCTACATTCAAGATTATAAATTTATTGATTGCTCTTGAAACTAATACTATCAAAGATGAAAACGAAATAATAAAATGGGTTGGTAGTACAGATACAGTTAAGTATGGTTATAGACCCGAAATTTATCACGATATGCCAGTCAAAGAAGCCTTTGAATTATCAGCAGGTTGGGTTTTTGTAGAACTTGCAAAGAAAATCGGAAAAGATACCTATAGAAAACACCTCGCAGAGAGCAAGTATGGAAACAATAATTTATCCCAAACTGAAGCCGATTTTTGGAATTTTGGAGACTTTGCAATTTCGCCTAAAAATCAGGTCGAATTTGTAAAATCTTTTTATGAAGAAAAATTACCCTTTTCTAAGCGAAATATTGACATTGTTAAAAACGTAATGATTACGGAACAAAATGAAGAATATACTATAAGGGCTAAGACAGGTTGGACAAGGGAAAATAACATCAATACAGGTTGGTGGACAGGGTACATTGAGACCAAAAATGGGACTTATATTTTTGCAACAAGACTTTTACAAGACAGAAAAATGAAAAGGTCTGATTTCGGAAGTTGCAGAAAAGAAATTACCAAAAAAGTATTTAAAGACTTGAATATAATTTAA
- a CDS encoding trimethoprim-resistant dihydrofolate reductase DfrA49: MKVALIVAVDQQFGIGKNNDLMWHLPADMKFFKETTTGHIVVTGRKNYDSIPERFRPLPNRENAVLTRNTEYHAPGAVVFSSLESCLDHYKNEVERTVFIIGGGQIYREALALDCVQEMFITHVQGEFGADTFFPKFEAVAWNVETVATQAVDEKNAYAFEVKRYWR, from the coding sequence ATGAAAGTAGCATTGATTGTTGCTGTTGATCAGCAATTCGGTATTGGAAAGAACAATGATTTGATGTGGCATTTGCCTGCAGATATGAAATTTTTCAAAGAAACAACCACGGGACATATTGTGGTTACAGGTAGAAAAAACTACGATTCCATTCCGGAACGTTTTCGGCCGTTGCCCAACCGCGAGAATGCGGTCTTAACACGCAATACCGAATATCATGCTCCTGGAGCAGTTGTTTTTTCTTCCTTGGAATCCTGTTTGGATCATTATAAAAATGAAGTGGAACGAACCGTTTTCATAATTGGAGGCGGACAAATTTACCGAGAAGCTTTAGCGCTTGATTGTGTTCAAGAGATGTTTATTACCCATGTGCAGGGCGAATTTGGTGCAGATACCTTCTTCCCGAAATTCGAAGCTGTCGCTTGGAATGTTGAAACGGTAGCAACCCAAGCAGTGGATGAGAAAAATGCCTATGCGTTTGAAGTGAAAAGGTATTGGAGGTAA
- the catB gene encoding type B chloramphenicol O-acetyltransferase produces the protein MKNYFESPFKGKIIKDHITNPNIISGKYSYYSGYYHGHSFDDCARYLFPDRNDVDKLIIGSYCSIGSGASFIMAGNQGHKYDWISSFPFFYMSEFDVFSKSQDGFQKAGDTVVGNDVWIGSEAMIMPGVQIGDGAVIGSRALVTKDVEPYSIVGGNPAKLIKKRFSDDDIQKLQEMKWWEWDEETLFEAMPILCSNKIDLLYKFFRKMK, from the coding sequence ATGAAAAATTACTTCGAAAGTCCTTTTAAAGGAAAAATAATCAAAGACCACATAACTAATCCCAATATAATTTCGGGTAAATATTCTTATTATTCTGGTTATTATCACGGTCATTCATTTGACGATTGTGCTCGTTATCTGTTTCCGGACAGGAATGATGTCGATAAACTAATTATCGGTTCTTATTGTTCAATAGGGAGCGGTGCAAGTTTCATAATGGCAGGTAATCAAGGTCATAAATATGATTGGATTTCCAGTTTTCCATTTTTTTATATGTCTGAATTTGATGTTTTCAGTAAAAGCCAAGATGGATTTCAAAAAGCAGGAGATACAGTTGTTGGGAATGATGTTTGGATTGGTAGTGAAGCTATGATAATGCCAGGAGTTCAGATAGGAGATGGAGCTGTTATTGGCAGTCGTGCTTTGGTTACAAAAGATGTTGAACCTTATTCAATTGTAGGGGGAAATCCAGCCAAATTGATAAAAAAGAGATTTAGTGATGATGACATCCAAAAATTGCAGGAAATGAAATGGTGGGAATGGGATGAAGAAACCCTTTTTGAAGCAATGCCAATTCTTTGTTCAAATAAAATCGATTTGTTGTACAAGTTTTTTAGAAAAATGAAATGA
- the estT gene encoding macrolide hydrolase EstT: protein MKKKLLWILILGLIIISCKQRKTEMKEKIIKTNGIELCTDSFGNKKNPAILLVAGATVSMLYWDTEFCQQLSEKGFFVIRYDNRDVGKSTNYEPGSTPYDIVDLTNDAISILDGYKIDKAHFVGISLGGLISQIASIKFADRVNSLTLMSSGPWGDSDPTIPEMDTSILDFHSKAGTVNWTNEDSVVNYLIQGAELMSGKKQFDKQRSEKLIRAEFNRANNYISMFNHAALQGGEEYWNRLNEIKQPTLIIHGTDDKIWHYKNAGFLLEKIKGSNLITLEGTGHELHVDDWKSIIDGIEKHIND, encoded by the coding sequence ATGAAAAAAAAACTACTTTGGATATTAATTTTAGGACTGATAATAATCAGTTGCAAACAAAGGAAAACAGAAATGAAAGAGAAAATAATTAAAACAAACGGCATTGAACTCTGTACGGATAGTTTTGGAAATAAGAAAAATCCAGCAATCCTTTTGGTAGCAGGTGCAACCGTATCAATGCTGTATTGGGACACTGAATTTTGCCAACAATTATCTGAAAAAGGATTTTTTGTTATTCGTTACGACAACAGAGATGTAGGAAAATCCACTAATTATGAACCAGGTTCTACTCCATACGATATTGTTGACTTAACTAATGACGCTATTTCAATATTGGATGGCTACAAGATTGACAAAGCACATTTTGTGGGGATTTCTTTGGGCGGACTAATTTCTCAAATAGCATCAATAAAGTTTGCCGACAGAGTTAACTCCTTAACTCTTATGTCATCAGGCCCTTGGGGAGACTCAGACCCAACTATACCTGAAATGGACACGAGTATTTTAGATTTCCATAGTAAAGCAGGTACAGTCAATTGGACAAATGAAGACAGTGTGGTAAACTATTTAATTCAGGGTGCAGAATTAATGAGTGGCAAGAAACAATTTGACAAACAAAGAAGTGAAAAACTGATAAGAGCTGAGTTCAATAGAGCCAACAATTATATAAGTATGTTCAATCACGCTGCATTGCAAGGTGGTGAAGAATATTGGAACAGATTAAACGAAATCAAACAACCCACCTTAATTATCCACGGAACAGACGACAAAATTTGGCATTATAAGAATGCAGGTTTTTTACTAGAAAAAATAAAAGGTTCAAATCTAATCACCCTTGAAGGTACAGGACACGAATTACACGTTGATGATTGGAAATCAATAATTGATGGAATAGAAAAACACATAAATGACTGA
- the floR gene encoding chloramphenicol/florfenicol efflux MFS transporter FloR, producing MTDKQKQRPAWAYTLPAALLLMAPFDILASLAMDIYLPVVPAMPGILNTTPAMIQLTLSLYMVMLGVGQVIFGPLSDRIGRRPILLAGATAFVIASLGAAWSSTAPAFVAFRLLQAVGASAMLVATFATVRDVYANRPEGVVIYGLFSSMLAFVPALGPIAGVLIGEFLGWQAIFITLAILAMLALLNAGFRWHETRPLDQVKTRRSVLPIFASPAFWVYTVGFSAGMGTYFVFFSTAPRVLIGQAEYSEIGFSFAFATVALVMIVTTRFAKSFIARWGIAGCVARGMALLVCGAVLLGIGELYGSPSFLTFILPMWVVAVGIVFTVSVTANGALAEFDDIAGSAVAFYFCVQSLIVSIVGTLAVALLNGDTAWPVICYATAMAVLVSLGLVLLRLRGAATEKSPVV from the coding sequence ATGACTGATAAACAAAAACAACGCCCCGCGTGGGCCTATACGCTGCCGGCAGCACTGCTGCTGATGGCTCCTTTCGACATCCTCGCTTCACTGGCGATGGATATTTATCTCCCTGTCGTTCCAGCGATGCCCGGCATCCTGAACACGACGCCCGCTATGATCCAACTCACGTTGAGCCTCTATATGGTGATGCTCGGCGTGGGCCAGGTGATTTTTGGTCCGCTCTCAGACAGAATCGGGCGACGGCCAATTCTACTTGCGGGCGCAACGGCTTTCGTCATTGCGTCTCTGGGAGCAGCTTGGTCTTCAACTGCACCGGCCTTTGTCGCTTTCCGTCTACTTCAAGCAGTGGGCGCGTCGGCCATGCTGGTGGCGACGTTCGCGACGGTTCGCGACGTTTATGCCAACCGTCCTGAGGGTGTCGTCATCTACGGCCTTTTCAGTTCGATGCTGGCGTTCGTGCCTGCGCTCGGCCCTATCGCCGGAGTATTGATCGGCGAGTTCTTGGGATGGCAGGCGATATTCATTACTTTGGCTATACTGGCGATGCTCGCACTCCTAAATGCGGGTTTCAGGTGGCACGAAACCCGCCCTCTGGATCAAGTCAAGACGCGCCGATCTGTCTTGCCGATCTTCGCGAGTCCGGCTTTTTGGGTTTACACTGTCGGCTTTAGCGCCGGTATGGGCACCTACTTCGTCTTCTTCTCGACGGCTCCCCGTGTGCTCATAGGCCAAGCGGAATATTCCGAGATCGGATTCAGCTTTGCCTTCGCCACTGTCGCGCTTGTAATGATCGTGACAACCCGTTTCGCGAAGTCCTTTATCGCCAGATGGGGCATCGCAGGATGCGTGGCGCGTGGGATGGCGTTGCTTGTTTGCGGAGCGGTCCTGTTGGGGATCGGCGAACTTTACGGCTCGCCGTCATTCCTCACCTTCATCCTACCGATGTGGGTTGTCGCGGTCGGTATTGTCTTCACGGTGTCCGTTACCGCGAACGGCGCTTTGGCAGAGTTCGACGACATCGCGGGATCAGCGGTCGCGTTCTACTTCTGCGTTCAAAGCCTGATAGTCAGCATTGTCGGGACATTGGCGGTGGCACTTTTAAACGGTGACACAGCGTGGCCCGTGATCTGTTACGCCACGGCGATGGCGGTACTGGTTTCGTTGGGGCTGGTGCTCCTTCGGCTCCGTGGGGCTGCCACCGAGAAGTCGCCAGTCGTCTAA